A single window of Agromyces aureus DNA harbors:
- a CDS encoding ABC transporter substrate-binding protein translates to MTSRRSIRPLTLAALAAASALVLAGCTPAGDSPESSGDPVTGGTLVYASGDGEPSCLDPHVGGNYPQALIVGQFLESLVSLDESGEVIPWLATEWTVTDDGLTWDFTLRDDVSFTDGTPLNAEAVKVNVEHLKNPDTQSSTGYLALGKVDSVEVVNDTVARFHLSAPDSALLESLTQPWNAIESPAGIARGMEENCLAPIGTGPFIVDEWVPQDHVSLVRNDDYNTGPADRAHDGAAYLDGIEWRFIPDSASRYAALQAGEVDVIDNAQPDTLDQAAKSGSLVEIDAPRPGASNRIELNSGQAPFDDVRVREAFIRAADVNDGIDSLFFGTAERSYSVLSSVEPLAYSDGALFDTDLDAANALLDEAGWTERDADGIRSKGGVPLTVRFPVSTNQSIPAEQSLFEQIQATAKEAGFDVQLEPLDLSGWYGALFANEYEAVSAPYTKVGPDVLRILYHSDSITPAPSGYFANLAQLDDPELDALLTEAASESDPDARASLYEQAQQIILGGFYALPLYDQQNHFLHSPKLEGVRAMPTVSTPTFADAWLAD, encoded by the coding sequence ATGACGTCGCGTCGCAGCATCCGCCCACTCACCCTCGCCGCGCTCGCCGCAGCGAGCGCGCTCGTGCTCGCGGGCTGCACCCCCGCGGGTGATTCGCCCGAGTCATCCGGCGATCCCGTCACCGGCGGCACGCTCGTGTACGCGTCGGGCGACGGCGAGCCGAGCTGCCTCGACCCGCACGTCGGCGGCAACTACCCCCAGGCGCTCATCGTCGGGCAGTTCCTCGAGTCGCTCGTGTCGCTCGACGAGTCGGGCGAGGTCATCCCGTGGCTCGCGACCGAGTGGACCGTGACCGACGACGGCCTCACGTGGGACTTCACGCTGCGCGACGACGTCTCCTTCACCGACGGCACACCGCTGAACGCCGAGGCGGTGAAGGTCAACGTCGAGCATCTGAAGAACCCCGACACGCAGTCCTCCACCGGCTACCTCGCGCTGGGCAAGGTCGACTCGGTCGAGGTCGTGAACGACACGGTCGCGCGCTTCCACCTCAGCGCGCCCGACAGTGCACTGCTCGAGTCGCTCACGCAGCCGTGGAACGCCATCGAGTCGCCCGCGGGCATCGCCCGCGGCATGGAGGAGAACTGCCTCGCCCCGATCGGCACCGGGCCGTTCATCGTCGACGAGTGGGTTCCCCAGGATCACGTGTCACTCGTGCGCAACGACGACTACAACACCGGGCCCGCCGACCGGGCCCACGACGGCGCCGCCTACCTCGACGGCATCGAGTGGCGGTTCATCCCCGATTCGGCGTCGCGCTACGCCGCACTGCAGGCCGGTGAGGTCGACGTCATCGACAACGCCCAGCCCGACACCCTCGACCAGGCCGCGAAGTCCGGCTCGCTCGTCGAGATCGACGCCCCGCGCCCTGGTGCGTCGAACCGCATCGAGCTGAACTCCGGTCAGGCGCCGTTCGACGATGTGCGCGTCCGCGAGGCGTTCATCCGCGCGGCCGACGTGAACGACGGCATCGACTCGCTCTTCTTCGGCACCGCCGAGCGCTCGTACTCGGTGCTCTCGAGCGTCGAGCCGCTCGCCTACTCCGATGGGGCGCTCTTCGACACCGACCTCGACGCGGCGAACGCCCTGCTCGACGAGGCGGGCTGGACCGAGCGCGATGCCGACGGCATCCGTTCGAAGGGCGGCGTGCCGCTCACCGTGCGCTTCCCGGTGTCGACGAACCAGTCGATCCCCGCAGAGCAGTCGCTCTTCGAGCAGATCCAGGCCACCGCGAAGGAGGCCGGGTTCGACGTGCAGCTCGAACCGCTCGACCTCTCCGGCTGGTACGGCGCCCTCTTCGCGAACGAGTACGAGGCCGTCAGCGCTCCCTACACGAAGGTCGGCCCCGACGTGCTGCGGATCCTGTACCACTCCGACTCGATCACGCCCGCCCCCAGCGGGTACTTCGCCAACCTCGCCCAGCTCGACGACCCCGAGCTCGACGCGCTGCTGACCGAGGCGGCATCCGAATCCGACCCCGATGCGCGGGCCTCGCTCTACGAGCAGGCGCAGCAGATCATCCTCGGCGGTTTCTACGCCCTGCCGCTCTACGACCAGCAGAACCACTTCCTGCACTCGCCCAAGCTCGAGGGCGTGCGTGCGATGCCGACCGTGTCGACGCCGACCTTCGCCGACGCCTGGCTGGCAGACTGA
- a CDS encoding ABC transporter permease — MPRSRTLRRVALRLAGAVFVLWAVATLTFFAVHLVPGDPAQAILGGPGSQASQEALDRVRADYGLDQPLAVQYLAMLARLATLDLGDSYALKTPVAELIGGQLLGTLTLALLALAVAWGFAIGLALWSTSAGRIGRAIAAGIELTAAALPHFWLATVLIAVFSTSLGWLPPVANDSASGLVLPVLTLAVPLAGFLAQLMREQMLEALEQPFTTSALARGETAAGIRLRHALRHAALPAVNLSGWAIGYLISGAVVVETIFARPGLGRTLLRATELRDVPVVIGVVLVVAVVYVAMTVLTDLVSRAVDPRIALEERA; from the coding sequence ATGCCTCGAAGCCGAACGCTCCGGCGGGTCGCCCTGCGACTCGCCGGAGCGGTGTTCGTGCTCTGGGCCGTCGCGACCCTGACCTTCTTCGCGGTCCACCTCGTGCCGGGCGACCCCGCGCAGGCGATCCTCGGCGGCCCCGGATCCCAGGCGTCGCAGGAGGCCCTCGACCGGGTGCGCGCCGACTACGGGCTCGACCAGCCGCTCGCGGTGCAGTACCTGGCGATGCTCGCCCGGCTCGCGACCCTCGACCTCGGCGACTCGTACGCGCTGAAGACCCCGGTCGCCGAGCTGATCGGCGGGCAACTCCTCGGCACGCTGACCCTCGCGCTGCTGGCGCTCGCGGTCGCTTGGGGGTTCGCCATCGGCCTCGCACTCTGGTCGACGTCGGCCGGGCGCATCGGGCGCGCGATCGCCGCGGGCATCGAGCTGACCGCGGCCGCCCTCCCCCACTTCTGGCTCGCGACCGTGCTCATCGCCGTGTTCTCGACCTCGCTCGGCTGGCTGCCTCCGGTCGCGAACGACTCCGCCTCGGGTCTCGTGCTGCCGGTGCTCACCCTGGCCGTGCCGCTCGCCGGGTTCCTCGCGCAGCTCATGCGCGAGCAGATGCTCGAGGCCCTCGAGCAGCCGTTCACGACCTCCGCGCTCGCGCGTGGAGAGACCGCCGCCGGTATCCGGCTCCGCCACGCCCTGCGGCACGCCGCCCTGCCCGCCGTGAACCTGTCGGGTTGGGCGATCGGGTACCTCATCTCTGGAGCGGTCGTCGTCGAGACGATCTTCGCCAGGCCGGGCCTCGGGCGCACGCTGCTGCGGGCGACCGAACTGCGCGACGTGCCGGTCGTGATCGGCGTCGTGCTCGTCGTAGCGGTGGTGTATGTGGCGATGACCGTGCTGACCGACCTCGTCTCACGCGCGGTCGACCCGCGCATCGCCCTCGAGGAACGTGCATGA
- a CDS encoding TetR/AcrR family transcriptional regulator has translation MTDSDDHGTRPRGGRPRASSRRTLEDAASELFLEQGYAGTTIDQIAHRAGVGRNTFFNYFASKSDLLWLDADETIAALPTIIEETPAALAPSEGLEHVLVALAARHPHGAVPIALSQREPMATSDEFFSAGLSRYLAVSRELAGFVAASAGAGADPTLIRAAANAATASAATAAGGWALAGVERGDLAAEVARAVAPVCRGFAPVLDAP, from the coding sequence ATGACGGATTCCGACGACCACGGCACGCGCCCCCGCGGAGGCCGCCCGCGTGCCTCGTCGCGCCGGACCCTCGAAGACGCCGCGAGCGAACTGTTCCTCGAGCAGGGGTACGCCGGCACGACCATCGACCAGATCGCGCACCGCGCGGGCGTCGGCCGAAACACCTTCTTCAACTACTTCGCGTCGAAGTCCGACCTGCTCTGGCTCGATGCCGACGAGACGATCGCGGCGCTGCCCACGATCATCGAGGAGACTCCGGCAGCTCTCGCGCCGTCCGAGGGACTCGAGCACGTGCTCGTGGCGCTCGCCGCGCGGCATCCGCACGGCGCCGTGCCGATCGCCCTCAGCCAGCGCGAGCCCATGGCCACCTCCGACGAGTTCTTCTCGGCCGGGCTCAGCCGCTACCTCGCGGTCTCCCGCGAGCTCGCCGGATTCGTCGCGGCCAGTGCCGGAGCCGGAGCCGATCCGACGCTCATCCGGGCCGCCGCGAACGCCGCCACGGCGTCCGCGGCCACGGCCGCCGGCGGCTGGGCGCTCGCCGGCGTGGAACGCGGCGATCTCGCCGCCGAGGTGGCGCGCGCGGTCGCACCCGTGTGCCGCGGGTTCGCGCCGGTCCTCGATGCTCCCTGA
- a CDS encoding ABC transporter permease: MSDLELSNRAVQGRALPRPPRAGTVLALAFVAFLGVATIAPGLLQTADPLAIAPREAFEPPSASHWFGTDESGRDVYSRVIEGTATSLLIGVSATAIGLALGLLLGGLAGLGGRVLDFVVGRVNEVLFAFPGILLALLIIVLWGPGPVTATIAVGLSTAPGYARIIRGELVTVRSSGYVEAARVLGHGRARVLVRHILPNALAPIVVLATLGIGQAVVWASALSYLGLGAQPPAPEWGAMLSAGRTYITTAWWLTVFPGLMIVLTTITTTVLGRALAARDGARP; the protein is encoded by the coding sequence ATGAGCGACCTCGAACTCTCCAATCGCGCCGTGCAGGGGCGCGCACTGCCCCGGCCGCCGCGCGCGGGCACCGTCCTGGCACTCGCCTTCGTCGCCTTCCTCGGCGTCGCCACCATCGCTCCCGGGCTGCTGCAGACCGCCGACCCGCTCGCGATCGCACCCCGCGAGGCGTTCGAACCGCCCTCGGCCTCGCATTGGTTCGGCACCGACGAGTCGGGGCGCGATGTCTACAGCCGCGTGATCGAGGGCACCGCGACGTCGCTGCTCATCGGCGTCAGCGCGACCGCCATCGGACTCGCGCTCGGCCTGCTGCTCGGCGGGCTCGCGGGACTCGGCGGTCGCGTGCTCGACTTCGTCGTCGGCCGCGTCAACGAAGTGCTGTTCGCATTCCCCGGCATCCTGCTCGCGCTGCTCATCATCGTGCTCTGGGGGCCGGGACCCGTGACCGCGACGATCGCCGTCGGGCTGTCGACGGCCCCCGGGTACGCGCGCATCATCCGCGGCGAGCTCGTGACCGTGCGCTCGTCGGGGTACGTCGAGGCCGCGCGCGTGCTCGGTCACGGCCGCGCGCGCGTCCTGGTGCGGCACATCCTGCCCAACGCCCTCGCGCCCATCGTCGTGCTCGCCACGCTCGGCATCGGCCAGGCCGTGGTGTGGGCGTCGGCGCTCAGTTACCTCGGCCTCGGCGCGCAGCCGCCGGCGCCCGAGTGGGGTGCGATGCTCTCGGCGGGCCGCACGTACATCACGACGGCCTGGTGGCTCACCGTGTTCCCCGGCCTCATGATCGTGCTCACGACCATCACGACCACGGTGCTCGGCCGCGCGCTCGCCGCGAGGGACGGGGCCCGCCCATGA
- a CDS encoding ATP-binding cassette domain-containing protein, with protein MTAPVLEVRGLSVSFGGAGRDARGAVEVVHGVDLTVEAGTCVAIVGESGSGKSVTARALLGLAGGGARVRADRLIVAGSDRRDASEREWRRTRGVGVGLVLQDALVSLDPLRSIGREIGDPLRIHRRMSHAAARARAIELLELVGMPHPTITVDRRSGELSGGMRQRALIASALALDPPLLIADEPTTALDVGVQARVLALLDEARSRGTGVLLISHDLAVVSRIADTVIVLDDGVVVEHGPTAEILGAPRHPVTRALIEAVPTEVPRGVRLVVRDRPLDPEAATTASQADSSSPGPDAPRDPAQALPPVPALEGLALLKSFPAGAGTTHAVQDVSFRVDAGRTLGLVGESGSGKTTLARLALGLVVPDAGEVRLGGEPWSPLPERDRRSRRARVGAVYQDAFGSFDPRWSVRRILGDALAAAEREASDAAVTALLDQVHVPADAAPRHPLALSGGQRQRVAIARALAGSPDVLVCDEPVSALDATVQARVLDLFDEIQREHGLAMLFISHDLGVIRHMSDTVAVMRGGRIVEQGDAERVFTAPEQEVTAALIRDSPRLVRGDGSAGFR; from the coding sequence ATGACCGCCCCGGTGCTCGAGGTCCGTGGGCTCTCGGTGAGCTTCGGCGGCGCCGGGCGAGATGCGCGCGGCGCCGTGGAGGTCGTGCACGGCGTCGACCTCACCGTCGAGGCCGGCACGTGCGTCGCGATCGTCGGCGAGTCGGGGTCGGGCAAGTCCGTCACGGCGCGCGCGCTGCTGGGCCTCGCCGGCGGGGGCGCGCGAGTGCGGGCCGATCGCCTCATCGTCGCCGGCTCCGACCGCCGCGACGCGAGCGAGCGCGAGTGGCGTCGAACGCGCGGCGTCGGCGTCGGGCTCGTGCTGCAGGATGCGCTCGTGTCGCTCGATCCGCTGCGGTCGATCGGCCGCGAGATCGGCGATCCGCTCCGCATCCATCGACGGATGTCGCACGCCGCCGCCCGCGCCAGGGCGATCGAACTGCTCGAACTCGTCGGCATGCCGCATCCCACGATCACCGTCGACCGGCGTTCGGGCGAGCTCTCAGGCGGAATGCGCCAACGGGCGTTGATCGCCTCCGCGCTCGCCCTCGACCCGCCGCTGCTCATCGCCGACGAACCGACGACCGCGCTCGACGTCGGCGTGCAGGCCCGCGTGCTCGCACTGCTCGACGAGGCCCGGTCCCGCGGCACCGGCGTGCTGCTCATCAGTCACGACCTCGCCGTCGTCTCACGCATCGCCGACACGGTGATCGTGCTCGACGACGGCGTCGTGGTCGAGCACGGGCCGACGGCCGAGATCCTCGGCGCGCCGCGGCATCCGGTCACGCGCGCCCTGATCGAGGCTGTGCCGACCGAGGTGCCGCGCGGGGTGCGGCTCGTCGTTCGGGATCGCCCGCTCGACCCCGAGGCTGCGACGACCGCATCGCAGGCGGACTCATCCTCGCCCGGGCCGGATGCACCGCGAGATCCCGCGCAGGCCCTTCCGCCGGTGCCGGCCCTCGAGGGCCTCGCCCTCTTGAAGTCGTTCCCCGCAGGCGCGGGCACCACGCATGCGGTGCAGGACGTCTCGTTCCGCGTCGACGCGGGCCGAACCCTCGGCCTCGTCGGCGAATCGGGTTCGGGCAAGACCACCCTCGCGCGCCTGGCCCTCGGTCTCGTCGTGCCCGACGCCGGCGAGGTGCGGCTCGGCGGGGAGCCCTGGTCCCCGCTGCCCGAACGCGACCGTCGCAGCCGACGGGCACGCGTCGGCGCCGTCTACCAGGACGCGTTCGGCTCGTTCGACCCCCGCTGGAGTGTGCGACGGATCCTCGGAGACGCCCTCGCCGCCGCGGAACGCGAGGCGTCGGATGCCGCGGTCACGGCCCTGCTCGACCAGGTGCACGTGCCGGCCGACGCCGCGCCGCGGCATCCGCTCGCCCTCTCGGGAGGCCAGCGCCAGCGCGTGGCCATCGCCCGCGCCCTGGCCGGGTCCCCCGACGTGCTCGTGTGCGACGAACCCGTCTCGGCACTCGACGCGACCGTGCAGGCGCGCGTGCTCGACCTGTTCGACGAGATCCAGCGCGAGCACGGCCTCGCGATGCTCTTCATCTCGCACGACCTCGGCGTGATCCGCCACATGAGCGACACCGTGGCGGTCATGCGAGGCGGCCGCATCGTCGAGCAGGGCGACGCCGAGCGCGTGTTCACCGCGCCGGAGCAGGAGGTCACCGCGGCGCTGATCAGGGACTCGCCGCGGCTCGTGCGCGGCGATGGGTCGGCCGGGTTCCGCTAG
- the valS gene encoding valine--tRNA ligase — MTDTSRIPDKPALEGLETDWADAWERDGVYDFPRADATRETIYSIDTPPPTASGSLHIGHVFSYTHTDVMARFQRMRGRHVFYPMGWDDNGLPTERRVQNYYGVRCDPTLPYEAGFVPPFEGGDGKSTKAADQKPISRRNFIELCERLTVEDEKQFEALWRTLGLSVDWKQSYRTIADEAIFTSQLAFVRNVERGEAYQALAPTLWDVTFRTAVAQAELEDREQPGHYHRVSFHRPDGGTIEIETSRPELIAACVALVAHPDDERYQPLFGTTVTSPVFGVEVPVLAHHLAQKDKGTGIAMICTFGDVTDVVWWRELDLPNRAIMGFDGRIVADAPDAITSEAGRAAFAEIAGKTAFSAKQAVVDLLRASGDLLGEPKAITHPVKFFEKGDRPLEIVSTRQWYISNGARDAGLKERLLEHGRGIDWHPDFMRVRYENWVGGLSGDWLVSRQRFFGVPIPVWYPLDEAGDPKFDEPIVATRDLLPVDPSSAPAPGFDEAQRGAPGGFIGEHDVMDTWATSSLTPQLAGGWERDPELFDLVYPYSLRPQGQDIIRTWLFSSTLRAELEHGSAPWANAAISGFIVDPDRKKMSKSKGNVVTPAGLLEQHGSDAVRYWAASSRLGTDASFDPQNPTQVKIGRRLAIKVLNAAKFILGFEGAADAAVTEPVDRSMLAELAEVVAKATKSLESYDHARALELSETFFWTFCDDYLELVKERAYGEPSAEQASAVAALKTALSVLLRLFAPVIPFATEEVWSWSNEGSVHHAAWPTPDELAARGEAGTELLVVSSLALTGIRRAKTAAKASQKTPVTRAVIAAPAATVALLTAVASDLRAVGRIAELSFVEGDDFEVRDIELETPEA; from the coding sequence ATGACCGACACGTCGCGCATTCCCGACAAGCCCGCCCTCGAAGGGCTCGAAACGGACTGGGCCGACGCATGGGAGCGCGACGGGGTCTACGACTTCCCCCGCGCAGATGCCACCCGCGAGACGATCTACTCGATCGACACGCCTCCGCCCACGGCCTCCGGTTCGCTGCACATCGGCCACGTGTTCTCGTACACGCACACCGACGTCATGGCGCGATTCCAGCGCATGCGCGGCCGCCACGTGTTCTACCCGATGGGCTGGGACGACAACGGCCTGCCCACCGAGCGCCGTGTGCAGAACTACTACGGCGTGCGCTGCGACCCCACCCTCCCCTACGAGGCCGGCTTCGTGCCGCCGTTCGAGGGCGGCGACGGCAAGTCGACCAAGGCGGCGGACCAGAAGCCCATCAGCCGCCGCAACTTCATCGAGCTGTGCGAGCGCCTCACGGTCGAAGACGAGAAGCAGTTCGAGGCGCTCTGGCGCACGCTCGGCCTCTCGGTCGACTGGAAGCAGAGCTACCGCACCATCGCCGACGAGGCGATCTTCACCTCGCAGCTCGCCTTCGTGCGCAACGTCGAGCGCGGCGAGGCCTACCAGGCGCTCGCGCCCACCCTGTGGGACGTCACGTTCCGCACGGCCGTCGCCCAGGCCGAGCTCGAAGACCGCGAGCAGCCCGGCCACTACCACCGCGTGTCGTTCCACCGTCCCGACGGCGGCACGATCGAGATCGAGACGAGCCGCCCCGAGCTCATCGCGGCGTGCGTCGCCCTCGTCGCGCACCCCGACGACGAGCGCTACCAGCCGCTCTTCGGCACGACCGTCACGAGCCCCGTGTTCGGCGTCGAGGTGCCCGTGCTCGCGCACCACCTCGCCCAGAAGGACAAGGGCACCGGCATCGCCATGATCTGCACCTTCGGCGACGTCACCGACGTCGTCTGGTGGCGCGAACTCGACCTGCCGAACCGCGCGATCATGGGCTTCGACGGCCGCATCGTCGCCGACGCCCCCGACGCCATCACGAGCGAAGCCGGCCGCGCCGCGTTCGCCGAGATCGCCGGCAAGACCGCGTTCTCGGCCAAGCAGGCCGTCGTCGACCTGCTTCGCGCCTCGGGCGACCTGCTCGGCGAGCCGAAGGCGATCACCCACCCCGTGAAGTTCTTCGAGAAGGGCGACCGCCCGCTCGAGATCGTCTCCACGCGCCAGTGGTACATCAGCAACGGGGCCCGCGACGCCGGCCTCAAGGAACGCCTGCTCGAGCACGGCCGCGGCATCGACTGGCACCCCGACTTCATGCGCGTGCGCTACGAGAACTGGGTCGGCGGCCTCTCGGGCGACTGGCTCGTGTCGCGCCAGCGCTTCTTCGGCGTGCCGATCCCGGTGTGGTACCCCCTCGACGAGGCCGGCGACCCGAAGTTCGACGAGCCCATCGTCGCCACGCGCGACCTCCTGCCCGTCGACCCGTCGTCGGCGCCCGCGCCCGGTTTCGACGAGGCCCAGCGCGGCGCACCCGGCGGCTTCATCGGCGAGCACGACGTCATGGACACGTGGGCGACCTCGTCGCTGACCCCTCAGCTCGCGGGCGGCTGGGAGCGCGACCCCGAGCTCTTCGACCTCGTCTACCCGTACTCGCTGCGTCCGCAGGGCCAGGACATCATCCGCACCTGGCTGTTCAGCTCCACGCTCCGCGCCGAGCTCGAGCACGGCTCGGCTCCTTGGGCGAACGCGGCGATCTCGGGCTTCATCGTCGACCCCGACCGCAAGAAGATGTCGAAGTCGAAGGGCAACGTCGTGACCCCGGCGGGCCTGCTCGAACAGCACGGCTCCGACGCGGTGCGCTACTGGGCCGCGTCCTCGCGCCTCGGCACCGATGCGTCGTTCGACCCGCAGAACCCGACGCAGGTGAAGATCGGCCGACGCCTCGCCATCAAGGTGCTGAACGCCGCGAAGTTCATCCTCGGATTCGAGGGCGCAGCGGATGCCGCCGTCACCGAGCCCGTCGATCGCAGCATGCTCGCCGAGCTCGCCGAGGTCGTCGCGAAGGCCACGAAGTCGCTCGAGTCCTACGACCACGCGCGTGCGCTCGAGCTCTCCGAGACCTTCTTCTGGACGTTCTGCGACGACTACCTCGAGCTCGTGAAGGAGCGCGCCTACGGCGAGCCCAGCGCCGAGCAGGCGTCCGCCGTCGCCGCACTCAAGACCGCGCTCTCGGTGCTGCTGCGCCTCTTCGCGCCCGTGATCCCGTTCGCGACCGAAGAGGTCTGGAGCTGGTCCAACGAGGGCTCGGTGCACCACGCGGCCTGGCCGACGCCCGACGAGCTCGCCGCCCGCGGCGAAGCCGGAACCGAGCTGCTCGTGGTCTCGAGTCTCGCGCTGACCGGCATCCGTCGTGCGAAGACCGCCGCGAAGGCATCGCAGAAGACACCCGTCACCCGTGCGGTCATCGCCGCACCCGCAGCGACCGTGGCTCTGCTCACGGCCGTCGCATCGGACCTGCGTGCGGTGGGGCGCATCGCAGAGCTCTCGTTCGTCGAAGGCGACGACTTCGAGGTCCGCGACATCGAACTTGAAACGCCCGAGGCTTAG
- a CDS encoding GNAT family N-acetyltransferase, which produces MTHEIRPSTEEDFFGWLPLFEAYCRFYETELDDAKALIVWNWIRDEHDPLQAAFAVDDEGKPVGLVHYRVVPDSLSATKGMYLDDLYVADEARGSGLGRSLIEYVHARAAEIGSAGVSWITAADNEYAQRIYDEVATRTSWVTYEMHA; this is translated from the coding sequence ATGACACACGAGATCCGACCTTCCACCGAAGAGGACTTCTTCGGCTGGCTGCCATTGTTCGAGGCGTACTGCCGGTTCTACGAGACCGAGCTCGACGACGCCAAGGCGCTCATCGTCTGGAACTGGATCCGCGATGAGCACGACCCGCTGCAGGCGGCGTTCGCGGTCGACGATGAGGGCAAGCCCGTCGGGCTCGTGCACTACCGCGTGGTTCCCGACAGCCTGTCGGCCACGAAGGGCATGTACCTCGACGACCTGTACGTCGCCGACGAGGCACGCGGTTCGGGGCTCGGCCGTTCGCTGATCGAGTACGTGCACGCCCGTGCCGCCGAGATCGGCTCGGCCGGGGTCTCGTGGATCACCGCGGCCGACAACGAGTACGCGCAGCGCATCTACGACGAGGTCGCGACCCGAACGAGTTGGGTCACCTACGAGATGCACGCCTGA